A genomic segment from Glycine max cultivar Williams 82 chromosome 1, Glycine_max_v4.0, whole genome shotgun sequence encodes:
- the LOC102665301 gene encoding uncharacterized protein, giving the protein MQFVWEPYPSTVISLLPPVCLVGSLAWYAVVPLICFQVIEWHQPDRVLRQFGMQQPIPESPSQPLNIHGITLKGKHDENWGQLFAPMIDQWNNRHAFRVDAYPRQEGLLSFNSDYMVWYRRKTKMFVDPANAKTATLGEVAEALQYMVSPQGRNTCTFDDLVPYVEKITILSEEQERVTEPVSHGPASERQFPAQQFHMLQSSIETQGIDRRRDIVEAEEYSQQMAERGHGMYYTPQTFAEYPTQMYQYPFQGHHTDTSASQQSFGGVAETQAHFSWPTMTPSQQYHGPIPTPNAPLGTQWNVPGQIPNTGDLFGVDLRHAFSAEADEEEAGRHRGRRNPDRQARRWDRPCGTSSRHHGHQNE; this is encoded by the exons atgcagtttgtgtgGGAGCCGTACCCATCAACCGTAATATCACTGTTGCCTCCCGTTTGTTTAGTCGGAAGTCTCGCGTGGTAcgcggtggtgccactaatttgtttccaagttattgagtggcaccaaccggaCAGAGTATTGAGACAATTTGGGATGCAACAGCCAATTCCAGAGTCTCCTTCACAACCCTTAAACATTCATGGCATAACATTGAAAGGGAAACATGACGAAAATTGGGGGCAATTGTTCGCCCCAATGATTGATCAGTGGAATAATCGCCATGCATTTAGGGTCGACGCTTATCCCCGACAAGAAggcctattgagttttaactcggactacatggtctggtataggcgaaagacaaagatgtttgttgacccAGCAAATGCAAAGACggctacattg GGTGAAGTTGCGGAGGCATTACAATACATGGTgtctcctcaagggaggaaTACATGCACatttgatgatctcgtgccttatgtggaaaaaattacaattttatccgaagagcaagagagagtcactgagccagtgtcacatggtcccgcatcagagcgtcaatttcctgcacaacagtttcacatgcttcagtCAAGTATTGAAACTCAGGGGATAGACAGAAGAAGGGACATTGTTGAAGCGGaagaatattcccaacaaatggcggagcgtggccatggaatgtattacacgccacaaACATTTGCTGAGTATCCGACCCAGATGTATCAATATCCTTTTCAGGGTCATCACACTGATACTTCTGCAAGCCAGCAATCGTtcggtggtgttgcggaaacacaagctcatttttcatggcccacaatgaccccttcacagcaatatcatggcccaattccaacacctaatgccccGTTAGGAACACAATGGAATGTACCGGGACAAATACCTAATACGGGTGACTTATTCGGTGTTGATTTGCGGCACGCATTTTCTGCGGAGGCTGACGAAGAAGAAGCGGGGAGGCATCGgggcagaagaaatcctgatcgccaagcacgaagatgggatcgaccatgtggcacatcctcacgaCATCACGGACACCAAAATGAATGA